TAAGGATAACCATCTTGACCGCATTTTCCACCACCAGAACCTAGAGAGCAGAAGGTAAAACCTACGTAATACTTTTCATTTCTAGGGTCCGTTCCGTAGAAAGAAGGTCCTAAATAACGACCAAAACCTGCTGGAATTCTCTCAGGTACAGCTTTAGCACAAGCCTTTAGGATTGCTGCAATAATTTCGCTTGCACAATGTAAAGTAGACATGGTTACTGGTGCACCTTCATGGGGATTTATTATACTGCCTTTAGGCGCAATGATGTTTATTGGCCTAAACCCGCCACTATTTCGGGGGATTTCAGGAGAAAGAGCCCACAGTAATCCAATATAGGAGGCACATTTTGTAGTGACTAAACCACAGTTTACAAAACCTGTAACTTGTTCATCACTACCTGTAAAATCAATCAAGACTTCATCGCCATTAAAAGTGACAGAGGCCTTAATTTTAATGGGCTCTTCTTGAAATCCATCATCATCCAGCCATTCTTCGCCAATATAAGTTCCTTGAGGAAATTTTGCGATTTCACTTTTAGCCAATTCTTCTGCGCTTTTCAGGATAGAAACTAGTATTTCTTTGACTTTTTCTAATCCGTATTTTTCAAGTAGTGAAATCAATCGATTCTTCCCTATTTTATTGGCTCCCATTTGAGCGTAAAAATCACTTCGCATCATGTTAGGATTTCTTGTATTGTAGGTAATGAGATCTAATACTTCGTAGATGATTCCATCTTTTGTAGCCATCTTTGTAGGTGGAATTCGAATCCCTTCCTGAAATATCTCTGTGGCTTTCGTATTATAACTGCCTGCCACAGAACCACCAATATCTCCATGATGTGCACGACTTACGGTAAAGAAGACTAACTCTTCTTCATAAAATACTGGAGTGATTATGCCAATGTCTGGAAGATGATTTCCGCCCCAGTAAGGATCATTAATGATGAACACATCCCCATCTTTAATCTCTTCTCCATACTTTTCAATAATCGCTTGAACGCTAAAAGCTCCTGCAGCAGCTAAAATTGGTATTCCATTTAATTGGGATATGAGCTCTCCTTTGTGATTGGTAACGCCGCAGGCAAAATCACAAGCTTCTGCAAAAATAGGAGACCTAGAAGATCTTTCTAATGCTACCCCCATTTCTTTGGAAATCGTATCTAAACGATGTGCGATAACGGACTTTAGAATGACATCATCTATACTCATATATGGCTCCCCCTTTTTCTTAGAATAAAATCACCATGTTCGTTAAAGCTCCCTTCAAAGCGAGGATTGATAAAAATACTTGTATAATCCTTTTCGATTAATGCAGGGCCTGCTATGATATGATTTTGTGAAAGTTCTTTTTCTTTGTAAACGGGAATCTCGTCATATACGCCTTTACCATCAAAGTATACCTTCCTATACCTAGGTATTAATGGTTCTACAGAAGCTACGGGCCTTTCTATTTGAGATATTTGATCTAAAGACTCTTCCCACATCTCTAATCGTATGCTAATTAAAGTGCACTCTTGATTTTTCTCTGAATAGCCGTAATTCTTTTCGTGTAAATTGTGAAATTCATCGAGAAGCTCTTTTATATTGTGCTCATCTAATTCTTCTCCTTTAAACTGAACAGGCAATGTGTGATGTTGGTCTTCGTATCGTATTTCAAAGAGAAATTTGTACGTAAGATTTTCTGCTAAAAGACCTTGAGCTTTTAGCTGAGAAGTCGCATCCTCTTTTAATCCCTTTAAAGTGCTGTTGATTTCATCAAAATGTACTTGAGCTAGTTGTTGAACGATGCTTTGTACCATATCTAATTTAATTTGAGATTCGAGCATTCCCTGAGCACAAAAGACTTCTCCATTAGCAGGAATAATCGTTATCTTAGCGCCAATTTCCTCTGCAATATTACAAGCAAAAATTGGAGATGCTCCTCCAACTGCGCAGAGTGCAAAATCTCTTGGATCATGTCCTTTTTGAATCGTCATAAGATGAACCGCATCGACCATTTTGGCCAGTGCAATTTGATATATTCCGTACGCTCCGTCTTCTACACTCATATGCAAAGGCTTAGCAATTTTATCTTCAATAGCTTGAGCTGCAAGATCTTTTCTGATTTTCATCGTTTTGCCACCAAAATCTCCCTCTTCAATGAAGCCTAAAACTAAAGCTGCATCTGTAATCGTAGGTTCTTCACCACCCCTATCGTAGCAAGCAGGACCTGGGTAAGATTCCGCAGACTGTGGACCTACAGATAGCATTGCGCCTACACCTATACTAGCAATACTCCCCCCACCAATGCCTACGGATTCGATATCAACAAGAGGTAAGTTTACTGGATATCCTCCTACGACAGCTTCTGGCATAATTTTAATCTCATAATCGCTTACTAAGCTTACATCAAAGCTGGTTCCTCCCATATCTACTAAGATAAGATTTGATTCTA
This genomic interval from Alkalibaculum bacchi contains the following:
- a CDS encoding hydantoinase B/oxoprolinase family protein, with amino-acid sequence MSIDDVILKSVIAHRLDTISKEMGVALERSSRSPIFAEACDFACGVTNHKGELISQLNGIPILAAAGAFSVQAIIEKYGEEIKDGDVFIINDPYWGGNHLPDIGIITPVFYEEELVFFTVSRAHHGDIGGSVAGSYNTKATEIFQEGIRIPPTKMATKDGIIYEVLDLITYNTRNPNMMRSDFYAQMGANKIGKNRLISLLEKYGLEKVKEILVSILKSAEELAKSEIAKFPQGTYIGEEWLDDDGFQEEPIKIKASVTFNGDEVLIDFTGSDEQVTGFVNCGLVTTKCASYIGLLWALSPEIPRNSGGFRPINIIAPKGSIINPHEGAPVTMSTLHCASEIIAAILKACAKAVPERIPAGFGRYLGPSFYGTDPRNEKYYVGFTFCSLGSGGGKCGQDGYPYMAAFSNYGGVQAPNNESNEIQYPVLTLNHHLVTDTAGSGEYRGAPGVKYEYQFYGHDQSIVMWGDGMKIAPYGLEGGKLGSTNKNSLTTKKNGSEVLPSKTAPRRIDSGDSILIISSGGGGWGDPYKREREKVYEDFINGYISQEKAEKDYGVVLSHAGVNIEKTRKLRNVEGK
- a CDS encoding hydantoinase/oxoprolinase family protein, coding for MFQIGIDMGGTFTDFIAIGNEEFKTVKVPSNKESPIQTVLRGLEELATNFNMPLGEFLSKTHKLVHGNTVAINALLQRKGVKTALISTKGFTDTLEMRRARLDNQWDFFSPIPKVLVPRHLRLPVSERVDYSGKVLQELVQEDLEEILEKLQKEKVESVAVCTLFSFMNPSHEKAIKEYIEERLDNVFVSVSSEVSPKLGEYERVSTTVLNAYLTPLVSRYLDELSHALKERGLKTDILLVQNNGGLAHISYAKDFGVKGLFSGPAAGSSGAKALGERVLESNLILVDMGGTSFDVSLVSDYEIKIMPEAVVGGYPVNLPLVDIESVGIGGGSIASIGVGAMLSVGPQSAESYPGPACYDRGGEEPTITDAALVLGFIEEGDFGGKTMKIRKDLAAQAIEDKIAKPLHMSVEDGAYGIYQIALAKMVDAVHLMTIQKGHDPRDFALCAVGGASPIFACNIAEEIGAKITIIPANGEVFCAQGMLESQIKLDMVQSIVQQLAQVHFDEINSTLKGLKEDATSQLKAQGLLAENLTYKFLFEIRYEDQHHTLPVQFKGEELDEHNIKELLDEFHNLHEKNYGYSEKNQECTLISIRLEMWEESLDQISQIERPVASVEPLIPRYRKVYFDGKGVYDEIPVYKEKELSQNHIIAGPALIEKDYTSIFINPRFEGSFNEHGDFILRKRGSHI